One Streptomyces sp. V4I8 genomic window carries:
- the rarD gene encoding EamA family transporter RarD: MSGKSQGERRIGLLNGFAAYGMWGLVPLFWPLLKPAGAVEILAHRMAWSLVFVAVALVFVRRWAWAGELIRQPRRLALVAVAAAVITVNWGLYIWSVNTGHVVEASLGYFINPLVTIAMGVLLLKERLRPVQWAAVGVGFAAVIVLTVGYGQPPWISLTLAFSFATYGLVKKKVNLGGVESLAAETAIQFLPALGYLVWLTAHGESTFASEGPGRMALLAATGVVTALPLVCFGAAAIRVPLSTLGLLQYLAPVFQFLLGVLYFREAMPAERWAGFALVWLALTLLTADAWRSARRSRVAEFSVPRVEKPASAVVDA; the protein is encoded by the coding sequence GTGAGCGGAAAGTCGCAGGGTGAGCGGCGGATAGGACTGCTGAACGGCTTTGCGGCGTATGGGATGTGGGGGCTCGTTCCCCTCTTCTGGCCCCTGCTGAAGCCCGCCGGGGCGGTCGAGATCCTCGCCCACCGGATGGCCTGGTCCCTGGTCTTCGTGGCGGTGGCGCTGGTCTTCGTACGACGCTGGGCCTGGGCGGGTGAGCTGATACGGCAGCCGCGGCGGCTGGCGCTCGTCGCCGTCGCCGCGGCCGTGATCACCGTCAACTGGGGGCTCTACATCTGGTCCGTGAACACGGGCCATGTGGTGGAGGCGTCGCTCGGGTACTTCATCAATCCGCTCGTCACCATCGCGATGGGCGTGCTGCTGCTGAAGGAGCGGCTGCGGCCGGTGCAGTGGGCGGCGGTCGGTGTCGGCTTCGCGGCCGTGATCGTGCTGACCGTCGGGTACGGCCAACCCCCGTGGATCTCCCTCACCCTCGCCTTCTCCTTCGCCACGTACGGGTTGGTCAAGAAGAAGGTCAACCTCGGAGGCGTCGAGTCGCTGGCCGCGGAGACCGCGATCCAGTTCCTGCCCGCCCTGGGATATCTGGTGTGGCTGACGGCGCACGGGGAGTCGACGTTCGCCTCGGAGGGGCCCGGCCGTATGGCGCTCCTCGCGGCCACCGGTGTCGTCACCGCCCTGCCACTCGTCTGCTTCGGCGCGGCCGCGATACGGGTGCCGCTGTCGACGCTCGGGCTGCTGCAGTACCTGGCGCCCGTCTTCCAGTTCCTGCTCGGCGTCCTGTACTTCCGCGAGGCGATGCCGGCCGAGCGGTGGGCCGGGTTCGCGCTGGTGTGGCTGGCGTTGACGCTGCTCACGGCCGACGCGTGGCGCTCCGCGCGGCGGAGCAGGGTGGCCGAGTTCAGCGTGCCGAGGGTGGAGAAGCCTGCGTCCGCCGTGGTGGACGCCTGA
- a CDS encoding NAD(P)H-binding protein — protein sequence MSIVVTGATGHLGRHVVEQLLEKVPADQITAVVRTPEKAADLAERGVKIATADYNAPETFDGLFAAGDKVLLISGSEFDKGRVSQHQVVINAAKAADAALLAYTSAPGSLTAALADDHRDTEKVLLESGLPYALLRNGWYHENYTENLAPVLQYDAVTHAAGEGRVSSASRADYAAAAVAVLTGEGHENKTYELGGDVAWSFAEYAAELSRQTGKEIANNAVSAEALAGILTGAGLPEPLAAIFAGVDTSIEKGELVVDSGDLSRLTGRPTTPLAEAIAAALKS from the coding sequence ATGAGCATCGTCGTCACCGGAGCCACCGGACATCTGGGCCGCCATGTCGTGGAGCAGCTGCTGGAGAAGGTTCCGGCTGACCAGATCACCGCCGTCGTCCGCACCCCCGAGAAGGCCGCCGACCTCGCCGAGCGCGGCGTGAAGATCGCCACCGCCGACTACAACGCCCCCGAGACCTTCGACGGACTGTTCGCGGCCGGCGACAAGGTGCTGCTCATATCCGGCAGCGAGTTCGACAAGGGCCGCGTCAGCCAGCACCAGGTCGTCATCAACGCCGCCAAGGCCGCCGACGCCGCGCTGCTCGCCTACACCAGCGCCCCCGGCAGCCTCACGGCCGCCCTTGCCGACGACCACCGGGACACCGAGAAGGTCCTCCTGGAGTCCGGGCTGCCGTACGCGCTGCTGCGCAACGGCTGGTACCACGAGAACTACACCGAGAACCTGGCGCCGGTCCTGCAGTACGACGCGGTCACCCACGCCGCCGGCGAGGGCCGCGTCTCCTCCGCCTCCCGCGCCGACTACGCGGCCGCGGCCGTCGCCGTACTGACCGGCGAGGGGCACGAGAACAAGACGTACGAGCTGGGTGGCGACGTCGCCTGGAGCTTCGCCGAGTACGCCGCCGAGCTGAGCCGGCAGACCGGCAAGGAGATAGCCAACAACGCCGTCTCCGCCGAGGCCCTCGCCGGCATCCTGACCGGTGCCGGGCTGCCCGAGCCGCTCGCCGCGATCTTCGCCGGGGTGGACACCTCCATCGAGAAGGGCGAACTGGTCGTCGACAGCGGGGACCTGTCCCGCCTGACCGGCCGCCCGACCACTCCGCTCGCCGAGGCGATCGCCGCCGCGCTCAAGAGCTGA
- a CDS encoding tetratricopeptide repeat protein, whose protein sequence is MSRLSRAMKREQKHAAASVAPVAAPIEVHVPAVGPGAGGASIGGVPVIAAPGEEIQRAVLTHLQRIAVASGHPVHATIHDERIGYVVPLRVAEDGSSEFTADPVRTAPPGEPSVPGASGASGASSVPVAPDASGALGVPSVPGASGDAVRPPADPPAPPSPPTPLPTDPAPHRDRPTHVLRPLPGPAPDASPTFRLRAVPGSVPEPVQDAVPGTVAPPQGEFGPPPTMDARPDPRDVSQGAVPQGAVPQAVTPRSDVPRSDVPRADVPRADVPPADVPRADPASEPILVTPFPSARDLDPDPGPTPPRGFDAVAEAVLGDAPPATTADASPFAGQMAQINEAVKEGRTTEATELAERTVAQASAVLGLEHSEVLRMRELAAYIAYLAGDPERACGLSLDVARTHHRTRDTEAAYGSLHGAATAWRAVRDPALGLTLGRDLLGLWTELMAEGGPAAEDVEELESARARMDRLAARAARSAEPPTG, encoded by the coding sequence ATGTCTCGACTGAGCCGCGCGATGAAGCGGGAACAGAAACATGCCGCGGCCTCTGTGGCCCCCGTGGCCGCGCCGATCGAGGTGCACGTCCCTGCCGTCGGTCCGGGCGCGGGCGGCGCGTCGATCGGCGGCGTACCCGTCATCGCCGCTCCCGGTGAGGAGATCCAGCGCGCTGTCCTGACCCATCTCCAGCGCATCGCCGTCGCCAGCGGGCACCCCGTGCACGCCACGATTCACGACGAGCGCATCGGCTACGTCGTCCCGCTGCGGGTGGCGGAGGACGGGTCCAGTGAGTTCACCGCCGATCCGGTACGGACGGCTCCGCCGGGGGAGCCGTCGGTGCCGGGTGCGTCGGGTGCGTCGGGTGCGTCGAGTGTGCCGGTAGCGCCGGATGCGTCGGGAGCCCTGGGAGTGCCGAGCGTGCCCGGAGCCTCGGGAGACGCCGTACGGCCACCCGCGGACCCGCCCGCGCCACCATCCCCGCCCACGCCGCTTCCGACGGACCCGGCGCCCCATCGGGACAGGCCCACGCATGTCCTACGACCGCTGCCGGGCCCTGCGCCGGACGCCTCGCCCACGTTCCGGCTGCGCGCGGTGCCCGGGTCGGTGCCCGAGCCGGTGCAGGACGCGGTGCCCGGCACGGTCGCGCCGCCGCAGGGGGAGTTCGGCCCGCCGCCAACCATGGACGCGAGGCCGGACCCGAGGGACGTTTCGCAAGGTGCGGTACCGCAAGGTGCCGTACCGCAGGCGGTCACACCGCGATCAGACGTACCGCGATCAGACGTACCGCGAGCCGACGTACCGCGAGCCGACGTACCGCCAGCCGACGTACCGCGAGCCGACCCGGCCTCCGAACCCATCCTCGTCACCCCCTTCCCCTCCGCCCGCGATCTCGACCCGGACCCCGGGCCCACCCCGCCCCGAGGCTTCGACGCCGTGGCCGAAGCCGTCCTCGGCGACGCGCCGCCGGCCACGACCGCCGACGCCTCGCCCTTCGCCGGGCAGATGGCGCAGATCAACGAGGCCGTGAAGGAGGGGCGGACGACGGAGGCGACGGAACTCGCGGAGCGGACGGTGGCGCAGGCTTCGGCCGTGCTGGGGCTGGAGCACTCCGAGGTACTCCGGATGCGTGAACTCGCCGCGTACATCGCTTACCTGGCCGGCGACCCGGAGCGCGCCTGTGGCCTCTCCCTCGACGTGGCCCGGACCCACCACCGCACCCGGGACACGGAGGCGGCGTACGGCAGTCTCCATGGCGCGGCCACGGCGTGGCGGGCGGTGCGGGACCCGGCGCTGGGTCTGACGCTGGGCCGGGATCTGCTCGGCCTGTGGACCGAGCTCATGGCGGAGGGCGGTCCGGCCGCCGAGGACGTCGAGGAGCTGGAGTCGGCCCGCGCCCGCATGGACCGTCTCGCCGCCCGCGCCGCCAGGTCGGCCGAACCGCCCACCGGCTGA
- a CDS encoding M28 family metallopeptidase produces the protein MKLSVSWRASAAAAVATATLLTSGFIAGAAPRAEALAAAPDIPVANVKAHLTQLQSIATANGGNRAHGRPGYKASLDYVKAKLDAAGYTTTIQQFTSSGRTGYNLIADWPGGDTNQVVMAGSHLDSVSSGPGINDNGSGSAAVLETALAVSRAGYHPTKHLRFAWWGAEELGLVGSRYYVNSLSTANRARISGYLNFDMIGSPNPGYFVYDDDPAIEKTFKDYYAGLGVATEIETEGDGRSDHAPFKSAGVPVGGLFTGASRTKTAAQAAKWGGTSGQSFDRCYHSSCDTTSNINDTALNRNSDAVAYAVWELSE, from the coding sequence ATGAAGCTCTCCGTCTCCTGGCGCGCGTCGGCGGCCGCCGCAGTGGCGACCGCCACGCTTCTGACCAGCGGGTTCATAGCCGGCGCGGCACCCAGAGCCGAGGCCCTGGCCGCCGCCCCCGACATCCCCGTGGCCAACGTCAAGGCCCACCTCACCCAGCTCCAGTCCATCGCCACCGCCAACGGCGGCAACCGCGCCCACGGCCGCCCCGGCTACAAGGCCTCCCTCGACTACGTGAAGGCCAAGCTGGACGCCGCCGGATACACGACGACGATCCAGCAGTTCACGTCCTCCGGCCGCACCGGCTACAACCTGATCGCCGACTGGCCCGGCGGCGACACCAACCAGGTCGTCATGGCCGGCTCGCACCTCGACAGCGTCTCCTCCGGCCCCGGCATCAACGACAACGGCTCCGGCTCGGCGGCGGTCCTGGAGACCGCACTCGCCGTGTCGCGGGCCGGCTACCACCCCACCAAGCATCTGCGCTTCGCCTGGTGGGGCGCGGAGGAGCTGGGCCTCGTCGGCTCCCGCTACTACGTCAACAGCCTCTCCACCGCCAACCGCGCGAGGATCAGCGGCTATCTGAACTTCGACATGATCGGCTCACCCAACCCCGGTTACTTCGTCTACGACGACGACCCCGCGATCGAGAAGACCTTCAAGGACTACTACGCCGGCCTCGGCGTCGCGACCGAGATCGAGACCGAGGGCGACGGCCGCTCCGACCACGCGCCGTTCAAGAGCGCGGGCGTGCCGGTGGGCGGCCTGTTCACGGGGGCGAGCCGTACGAAGACAGCGGCGCAGGCGGCCAAGTGGGGCGGTACGTCGGGGCAGTCCTTCGACCGCTGCTACCACTCGTCCTGCGACACGACGTCCAACATCAACGACACCGCCCTGAACCGCAACAGCGACGCCGTCGCCTACGCGGTGTGGGAGCTGTCGGAGTAG
- a CDS encoding LuxR C-terminal-related transcriptional regulator, translating into MPRHGGPGIVEDRVRVVIAEDSVLLREGLTRLLTDRGHEVVAGVGDGEALIKTITGLDGQGELPDVVVADVRMPPTHTDEGVRAAVQLRKSHPGLGVLVLSQYVEERYATELLASSSRGVGYLLKDRVAEVREFVDAVVRVAQGGTALDPEVVAQLLGRSRKQDVLAGLTPREREVLGLMAEGRTNSAIARQLVVSDGAVEKHVSNIFLKLGLSQSDGDHRRVLAVLTYLNS; encoded by the coding sequence ATGCCAAGGCACGGGGGGCCGGGGATCGTGGAGGACAGGGTGCGGGTAGTCATCGCCGAGGACTCGGTGCTGCTCAGGGAGGGGCTGACCCGGCTGTTGACCGACCGTGGGCACGAGGTCGTGGCGGGGGTCGGAGACGGCGAGGCGCTGATCAAGACCATCACGGGGCTGGACGGACAGGGCGAGCTGCCGGATGTGGTGGTGGCGGACGTGAGAATGCCGCCGACCCACACCGACGAAGGAGTACGGGCGGCCGTACAGCTGCGCAAGTCGCACCCCGGACTGGGGGTACTCGTCCTGTCGCAGTACGTGGAGGAGCGGTACGCCACGGAACTGCTGGCCAGCTCCAGCCGCGGCGTCGGCTATCTGCTCAAGGACCGTGTGGCGGAGGTTCGGGAGTTCGTGGACGCGGTCGTGCGGGTGGCGCAAGGAGGTACGGCCCTCGACCCGGAGGTCGTCGCCCAGTTGCTGGGCCGCAGCCGTAAGCAGGACGTGCTCGCGGGGCTCACGCCGCGTGAGCGGGAGGTCCTAGGACTCATGGCCGAGGGGCGGACCAACTCGGCGATCGCCCGGCAGCTGGTGGTGAGCGACGGAGCGGTCGAGAAGCACGTCAGCAACATCTTCCTGAAGCTCGGACTGTCGCAGAGCGACGGGGATCACCGTCGGGTTCTGGCGGTCCTCACCTATCTGAACTCCTGA
- a CDS encoding 2-oxoacid:acceptor oxidoreductase subunit alpha, translating to MTSQVSSPAEQADEAVVGEQRKPAGTKDVRRLDRVIIRFAGDSGDGMQLTGDRFTSETASFGNDLSTLPNFPAEIRAPAGTLPGVSSFQLHFADHDILTPGDAPNVLVAMNPAALKANIGDLPRGAEIIVNTDEFTKRAMQKVGYDSSPLEDGSLDGYSLHPVPLTTLTVEALKEFDLSRKEAERSKNMFALGLLSWMYHRPTAGTEKFLTSKFAKKPDIAAANIAAFRAGWNFGETTEDFAVSYEIAPATTAFPVGTYRNISGNLALSYGLVAASRQADLPLYLGSYPITPASDILHELSKHKNFGVRTFQAEDEIAGIGAALGAAFGGSLAVTTTSGPGVALKSETIGLAVSLELPLLVIDIQRGGPSTGLPTKTEQADLLQAMFGRNGEAPVPIVAPCTPADCFDAALEAARIALTYRTPVMLLSDGYLANGSEPWRIPELDELPDLTVQFAQGPNHTLEDGSEVFWPYKRDPQTLARPWAIPGTPGLEHRIGGIEKEDGTGNISYAPANHDFMVRTRQAKIDGIEVPDLEVDDPHKATTLVLGWGSTYGPITAAVRRLRNAGESIAQAHLRHLNPFPRNLGVVLGRYEKVVIPEMNLGQLATLIRAKYLVDAHSYNQVNGMPFKAEQLAKALKEAIDG from the coding sequence GTGACCAGCCAGGTCAGTAGCCCAGCGGAGCAGGCCGACGAAGCCGTCGTGGGAGAGCAGCGCAAACCGGCAGGGACGAAGGACGTCCGCCGGCTGGACCGGGTGATCATTCGTTTCGCGGGGGACTCGGGCGACGGTATGCAGCTCACCGGCGACCGTTTCACCTCGGAAACGGCGTCCTTCGGCAACGACCTGTCGACGTTGCCGAACTTCCCGGCCGAGATCCGTGCCCCCGCCGGCACCCTGCCGGGCGTGTCGTCCTTTCAGCTGCACTTCGCCGACCACGACATCCTCACTCCGGGCGACGCGCCGAACGTGCTGGTCGCGATGAACCCGGCGGCCCTGAAGGCCAACATCGGTGATCTGCCGCGCGGCGCGGAGATCATCGTCAACACGGACGAGTTCACCAAACGGGCGATGCAGAAGGTGGGCTATGACTCCTCGCCGCTGGAGGACGGCTCGCTCGACGGGTACAGCCTCCATCCGGTGCCGCTGACGACCCTGACGGTCGAGGCGCTGAAGGAGTTCGACCTCAGCCGCAAGGAGGCCGAGCGCAGCAAGAACATGTTCGCCCTGGGCCTGCTGAGCTGGATGTACCACCGCCCGACCGCGGGCACCGAGAAGTTTCTGACCTCGAAGTTCGCCAAGAAACCGGACATCGCGGCTGCCAACATCGCCGCCTTCCGGGCGGGCTGGAACTTCGGCGAGACGACCGAGGACTTCGCCGTCTCGTACGAGATCGCCCCGGCGACGACGGCCTTCCCGGTCGGCACGTACCGGAACATCTCCGGGAACCTCGCCCTGTCCTACGGACTGGTCGCCGCGTCCCGCCAGGCGGACCTGCCGCTGTATCTGGGCTCGTATCCGATCACCCCGGCCTCGGACATCCTGCATGAGCTGAGCAAGCACAAGAACTTCGGCGTACGGACGTTCCAGGCCGAGGACGAGATCGCCGGCATCGGGGCGGCGCTGGGGGCGGCCTTCGGCGGCTCGCTGGCGGTGACCACGACCTCCGGCCCCGGCGTGGCGCTGAAGTCGGAGACCATCGGGCTGGCCGTGTCGCTGGAGCTGCCGCTGCTGGTGATCGACATCCAGCGGGGCGGACCTTCGACGGGCCTGCCGACCAAGACCGAGCAGGCGGACCTGTTGCAGGCCATGTTCGGCCGCAACGGCGAGGCGCCGGTGCCGATCGTCGCCCCGTGTACTCCGGCGGACTGCTTCGACGCGGCCCTGGAGGCGGCACGGATCGCGCTCACGTACCGGACGCCGGTGATGCTGCTGTCGGACGGCTATCTGGCCAACGGCTCGGAGCCCTGGCGGATCCCGGAGCTGGACGAGCTGCCGGACCTGACCGTGCAGTTCGCCCAGGGACCGAACCACACCCTGGAGGACGGAAGCGAGGTCTTCTGGCCGTACAAGCGCGACCCGCAGACCCTCGCCCGGCCCTGGGCGATCCCGGGTACGCCGGGCCTGGAGCACCGGATCGGCGGCATCGAGAAGGAGGACGGGACGGGCAACATCTCCTACGCCCCGGCCAACCACGACTTCATGGTCCGCACCCGCCAGGCCAAGATCGACGGCATCGAGGTGCCGGACCTGGAGGTCGACGACCCGCACAAGGCGACGACACTGGTGCTGGGCTGGGGATCGACGTACGGCCCGATCACGGCCGCGGTCCGCCGGCTGCGCAACGCCGGCGAGTCGATCGCGCAGGCGCATCTGCGCCATCTGAACCCGTTCCCACGCAACCTGGGCGTGGTACTCGGACGCTACGAGAAGGTGGTGATCCCCGAGATGAACCTCGGCCAGCTCGCCACCCTGATCCGGGCGAAGTACCTGGTGGACGCCCACTCGTACAACCAGGTCAACGGCATGCCGTTCAAGGCGGAACAGCTCGCCAAGGCGCTCAAGGAGGCCATCGATGGCTGA
- a CDS encoding sensor histidine kinase — translation MATEYGQGYGHGLGYPERGLPEHGGERRHRLPAGLRAPFEARSWREFGYVLLSLPISILLFVYAITMVSLGAGLLVTFLGIPVLAAGLAGCRGFGALERARARALLDLEVADPEPLRMRRRGFMAWMGAVLKSGTSWRSALYAVLHFPWAVFSFVVAVNVWAYGWALLTYPLWFWVFPVWAGQDGLQLYGDETHRIYLDNPFEITVTALVGLLFTLATPWIVRALTMVDRLLVHGLLGPSRLATRVVELESDRGVVVDTAAADLRRIERDLHDGAQARLVALAMDLGLAKEKLAEDPQAAARMVDEAHGEVKTALQELRDLARGIHPAVLTDRGLDAALSAVASRCAVPVEVQVDLDERPVPAIEGIAYFTVSELLQNISKHARATWAAVDVWRVENRLMLQVVDNGIGGAGTSGGSGLAGLAERLDAVDGILVVDSPVGGPTRVTAELPWRTV, via the coding sequence ATGGCCACGGAGTACGGACAGGGCTACGGGCACGGGCTCGGTTACCCCGAGCGCGGCCTTCCCGAGCACGGCGGCGAGCGACGGCACCGGCTGCCGGCCGGGCTGCGGGCGCCGTTCGAGGCACGCAGCTGGCGGGAGTTCGGGTACGTGCTGCTGAGCCTGCCGATCAGCATCCTGCTGTTCGTGTACGCCATCACGATGGTGTCGCTGGGCGCGGGCCTGCTGGTGACGTTCCTGGGCATCCCGGTGCTGGCGGCGGGCCTGGCCGGCTGCCGGGGCTTCGGGGCGCTGGAGCGGGCACGCGCGCGTGCGCTGCTGGACCTGGAGGTGGCCGACCCGGAGCCGCTGCGGATGCGCCGGCGCGGCTTCATGGCGTGGATGGGCGCCGTACTGAAGAGCGGGACGTCGTGGCGGAGTGCGCTGTACGCGGTGCTGCACTTCCCGTGGGCGGTGTTCTCCTTCGTCGTCGCCGTGAACGTCTGGGCGTACGGCTGGGCGCTGCTGACGTATCCGCTGTGGTTCTGGGTCTTCCCGGTGTGGGCCGGTCAGGACGGCCTTCAGCTGTACGGCGACGAGACCCACCGCATCTACCTCGACAACCCCTTCGAGATCACGGTCACCGCGCTGGTGGGCCTGCTGTTCACGCTGGCCACGCCCTGGATCGTGCGGGCGCTGACGATGGTGGACCGGCTGCTGGTGCACGGCTTGCTCGGGCCGTCGCGGCTGGCCACGCGCGTGGTGGAGCTGGAGTCGGACCGCGGTGTCGTCGTCGATACGGCCGCTGCCGACCTGCGGCGCATCGAGCGCGATCTGCACGACGGCGCCCAGGCCCGTCTGGTGGCCCTGGCCATGGACCTCGGCCTCGCGAAGGAGAAGCTGGCGGAGGACCCGCAGGCGGCGGCGCGGATGGTCGACGAGGCGCACGGCGAGGTGAAGACGGCGCTGCAGGAGCTGCGGGATCTGGCGCGCGGGATCCATCCGGCGGTGCTGACCGACCGTGGGCTGGACGCGGCCCTGTCGGCGGTGGCCTCGCGGTGCGCGGTGCCGGTGGAGGTCCAGGTGGATCTGGACGAGCGGCCGGTGCCGGCGATCGAGGGGATCGCCTACTTCACCGTGTCGGAGCTGCTGCAGAACATCAGCAAGCACGCGCGGGCCACCTGGGCGGCCGTCGATGTGTGGCGGGTGGAGAACCGGCTGATGCTGCAGGTCGTGGACAACGGGATCGGCGGCGCGGGCACCTCCGGTGGTTCGGGGCTGGCGGGGCTGGCCGAGCGGTTGGACGCGGTGGACGGGATTCTGGTGGTCGACTCGCCGGTCGGCGGGCCCACCCGGGTGACGGCGGAGCTTCCCTGGCGGACCGTCTAG
- a CDS encoding winged helix-turn-helix transcriptional regulator — translation MAVSTTAGMPTDKCDIGEQMCPYRLVLEHVTSRWGVLVLIELLDRPYRFSELRRAIGRVSEKMLTQTLQTLERDGLVHRDAKPVIPPRVDYSLTDLGREAAEQVRGLALWTSERMGEVQKAREVYDARKTDSRS, via the coding sequence ATGGCTGTAAGTACTACGGCGGGCATGCCGACGGACAAGTGCGACATCGGCGAGCAGATGTGCCCCTACCGCCTGGTCCTGGAGCACGTCACCAGCCGCTGGGGCGTCCTCGTCCTGATCGAGCTCCTGGACCGCCCCTACCGCTTCAGCGAACTGCGCCGCGCGATCGGCCGCGTCAGCGAGAAGATGCTCACGCAGACCCTCCAGACCCTGGAGCGCGACGGCCTGGTCCACCGCGACGCGAAGCCGGTGATCCCGCCGAGGGTCGACTACTCCCTGACCGACCTGGGCCGCGAGGCGGCCGAGCAGGTGCGCGGGCTGGCGCTGTGGACCAGCGAGCGGATGGGGGAAGTGCAGAAGGCCCGCGAGGTGTACGACGCGCGGAAGACCGACTCGCGTAGCTGA
- a CDS encoding 2-oxoacid:ferredoxin oxidoreductase subunit beta — MAETSTEGTGTIEALSLVPKAEARQSMKDFKSDQEVRWCPGCGDYAILAAVQGFMPELGLAKENIVFVSGIGCSSRFPYYMNTYGMHSIHGRAPAIATGLASSRRDLSVWVVTGDGDALSIGGNHLIHALRRNVNLKILLFNNRIYGLTKGQYSPTSEVGKITKSTPMGSLDAPFNPVSLAIGAEASFVARTVDSDRKHLTQVLREAAAHRGTALIEIYQNCNIFNDGAFEVLKDKQQAEEAVIRLEHGQPIRFGTDGARGVVRDAQTGDLKVVTVTPENESQILVHDAHSASPTTAFALSRLADPDTLHHTPIGVFRSVERPVYDTQMADQLDTAIEQNGKGDLAALLAGGDTWTVVG; from the coding sequence ATGGCTGAGACGTCCACGGAAGGCACGGGCACGATCGAGGCGCTCTCACTCGTCCCCAAGGCCGAGGCCCGCCAGTCCATGAAGGACTTCAAGTCCGATCAGGAAGTGCGCTGGTGCCCCGGCTGCGGTGACTACGCGATCCTCGCCGCGGTCCAGGGCTTCATGCCGGAGCTGGGCCTGGCCAAGGAGAACATCGTCTTCGTCTCGGGCATCGGCTGCTCGTCCCGCTTCCCGTACTACATGAACACGTACGGCATGCACTCCATCCACGGCCGCGCCCCCGCCATCGCGACGGGCTTGGCCAGCTCGCGGCGGGACCTGAGCGTGTGGGTGGTGACCGGTGACGGTGACGCGCTGTCGATCGGCGGCAACCACCTGATCCACGCCCTGCGCCGGAACGTCAACCTCAAGATCCTGCTGTTCAACAACCGGATCTACGGCCTGACGAAGGGCCAGTACTCGCCCACCTCCGAGGTCGGCAAGATCACCAAGTCGACGCCGATGGGTTCGCTGGACGCGCCCTTCAACCCGGTGTCCCTCGCCATCGGCGCGGAGGCGTCCTTCGTGGCGCGGACGGTGGACTCCGACCGCAAGCACCTCACCCAGGTGCTGCGCGAGGCGGCGGCCCACCGGGGTACGGCGCTGATCGAGATCTACCAGAACTGCAACATCTTCAACGACGGCGCCTTCGAGGTCCTCAAGGACAAGCAGCAGGCCGAGGAGGCGGTGATCCGGCTGGAGCACGGGCAGCCGATCCGCTTCGGCACGGACGGTGCGCGCGGCGTCGTACGGGATGCGCAGACCGGTGACCTGAAGGTCGTCACCGTCACCCCGGAGAACGAGTCGCAGATCCTGGTCCACGACGCCCACTCCGCGTCCCCGACCACGGCGTTCGCGCTGTCCCGTCTGGCCGACCCGGACACCCTGCACCACACCCCGATCGGTGTGTTCCGCTCGGTGGAACGTCCGGTGTACGACACCCAGATGGCCGACCAGCTGGACACGGCGATCGAGCAGAACGGCAAGGGGGATCTTGCCGCGCTGCTGGCGGGTGGGGACACCTGGACTGTGGTGGGCTGA
- a CDS encoding DUF6668 family protein → MGSDMHVERGRPEPGPEIWVRGPVALPDEPPLSPAAATPRRFSWVGVHGGAGVSTLATVYGGHDCGRAWPGPADPRSVLLVARTHAAGLAAALGALEAFRRGEAPHGLDLDAVVLVADAPGRLPRPLAERVKVIESVIDVYRVPWVPAWRLGEPGGRPPREAGALARLTGHSR, encoded by the coding sequence ATGGGGAGTGACATGCACGTGGAGCGGGGACGGCCCGAACCGGGGCCGGAGATCTGGGTCCGCGGGCCCGTCGCCCTGCCCGACGAACCCCCGCTCTCCCCTGCCGCCGCCACGCCCCGGCGCTTCTCCTGGGTCGGCGTGCACGGCGGGGCGGGTGTCTCCACGCTCGCCACCGTCTACGGCGGCCACGACTGCGGTCGCGCCTGGCCCGGTCCCGCCGATCCACGGTCGGTGCTGCTCGTGGCCCGTACGCACGCGGCCGGGTTGGCCGCCGCCCTCGGTGCACTCGAGGCCTTTCGGCGCGGGGAGGCTCCGCACGGGCTCGATCTCGATGCCGTCGTCCTGGTCGCGGACGCGCCGGGTCGGCTGCCGCGGCCGCTCGCCGAGCGCGTCAAGGTGATCGAGTCGGTCATCGACGTGTACCGGGTGCCGTGGGTGCCCGCCTGGCGGCTCGGCGAACCGGGTGGGCGGCCGCCGCGGGAGGCCGGGGCGTTGGCCCGGCTGACGGGGCACTCCCGGTGA
- a CDS encoding VOC family protein, producing the protein MTQAPVPTPAPLHWKLVIDCADPQSQADFWAAALRYEVEDNNALIERLLELGVLPHEEVVEFHARLAFRDLVAVRHPDDPYDKDSGTGRGRRLLFQRVPEAKTVKNRLHLDLHAVAGEREAEVERLRGLGASVLRHMKEPGGEWAVMADPEGNEFCVQ; encoded by the coding sequence ATGACACAGGCACCCGTACCCACGCCCGCCCCCCTCCACTGGAAGCTCGTCATCGACTGCGCCGACCCGCAGTCCCAGGCCGACTTCTGGGCCGCCGCGCTGCGCTACGAGGTCGAGGACAACAACGCCCTCATCGAGCGGCTCCTGGAACTCGGCGTGCTGCCGCACGAGGAAGTCGTCGAGTTCCACGCACGTCTCGCCTTCCGGGACCTGGTGGCCGTACGGCACCCGGACGACCCGTATGACAAGGACAGCGGCACCGGGCGAGGGCGGCGACTGCTGTTTCAGCGGGTGCCGGAGGCGAAGACCGTCAAGAACCGGCTCCATCTCGATCTGCACGCGGTGGCCGGGGAGCGCGAGGCCGAGGTCGAGCGGCTGCGGGGGCTCGGGGCGAGTGTGCTGCGGCACATGAAGGAACCGGGCGGGGAGTGGGCGGTGATGGCGGATCCGGAGGGGAACGAGTTCTGCGTGCAGTGA